One region of Niallia sp. Man26 genomic DNA includes:
- the mmsB gene encoding multiple monosaccharide ABC transporter permease, whose protein sequence is MNTPLEDYRNKGSVLSLIQSNLRQYGMFTALVLIMILFQVLTEGILLRPLNITNLILQNSYILVLAIGMVLVIITGHIDLSVGSVAAFVGAISGILIINHDMPVFLAVILSLLVGAVIGAWQGFWVAYVKIPAFIVTLAGMLLFRGLTMLVLKGKSVAPYPQSFQDISSGFIPDIFGGSTLHMLTIVAGIVFSIIYLLLEVRNRRTQLRYDFEVSSKGLFITKIAAVIVLINVFTYVLATYEGIPMILIILIALVAIYSFVMKKTVMGRHIYAIGGNEKAASLSGIKTKKATFWVFVNMGVLAALSGLIFAARLNAATPKAGNLFELDAIAACFIGGASAYGGIGTVGGAIVGGLVMGVMNNGMSIIGLGIDWQQAIKGLVLLIAVAFDIYNKNKLAS, encoded by the coding sequence GTGAATACACCGTTGGAAGATTATCGAAATAAAGGCTCTGTGTTATCACTGATTCAGAGTAATTTACGCCAATATGGAATGTTTACCGCATTAGTGCTTATTATGATATTGTTTCAAGTTTTAACAGAGGGAATTCTGCTGCGGCCGCTGAATATCACCAATCTGATTTTGCAGAACAGCTATATTCTCGTCCTTGCAATTGGGATGGTCCTTGTTATTATTACAGGCCATATCGATTTGTCAGTCGGTTCTGTTGCTGCCTTTGTTGGCGCCATTTCTGGAATATTAATTATCAACCATGATATGCCCGTCTTTTTGGCCGTTATTCTTTCCTTATTAGTAGGCGCAGTAATCGGTGCATGGCAAGGCTTCTGGGTTGCATATGTCAAGATTCCCGCCTTTATCGTCACACTTGCAGGGATGCTTCTGTTCAGAGGCTTGACGATGCTTGTCCTTAAAGGCAAGTCAGTTGCGCCATATCCACAGTCTTTCCAGGATATCAGCTCAGGCTTTATTCCTGATATTTTTGGCGGCAGCACCTTGCATATGCTCACAATCGTCGCGGGCATTGTCTTTTCAATTATTTATTTGCTGCTTGAAGTACGAAATCGCCGAACACAGCTTCGTTATGATTTTGAAGTTTCTTCAAAAGGACTGTTTATCACGAAAATAGCCGCTGTGATTGTTTTGATTAATGTGTTCACATATGTATTAGCAACATATGAAGGGATACCAATGATTCTAATTATCCTGATTGCTTTAGTTGCTATCTACAGCTTTGTGATGAAGAAAACTGTAATGGGCAGACATATTTATGCGATCGGCGGCAACGAAAAGGCTGCAAGTCTTTCTGGAATCAAAACAAAGAAAGCTACTTTCTGGGTGTTTGTGAATATGGGTGTTCTTGCTGCACTGTCTGGCTTGATTTTCGCAGCAAGGCTTAACGCTGCAACACCAAAAGCCGGGAACCTGTTCGAGCTGGATGCAATCGCAGCCTGCTTCATCGGCGGTGCGTCCGCATATGGCGGAATCGGCACAGTCGGCGGGGCCATTGTCGGCGGTCTTGTTATGGGTGTAATGAATAATGGTATGTCCATCATCGGCCTTGGGATCGACTGGCAGCAGGCCATTAAAGGACTTGTGCTGCTGATTGCGGTTGCTTTTGATATTTATAATAAGAATAAATTAGCATCGTAA